The Aphanothece sacrum FPU1 genome window below encodes:
- a CDS encoding class I SAM-dependent methyltransferase codes for MDTLKEQLKDLYSKDLKQRSNWYSPAAEAYNKVRPRYPQILVDQVIELAQITANTRILEVGCGPGIATVSFAKLGCSILCIEPNPDFCQLAQKNCQSYPNITIKNTSFEEWELESENFDIVLAASSFHWIPPEIGYPKAADSLKDKGYLILLWNKELQPEYEVYQSLSASYQKYAPSLYKYEDQETQEAILKQLGEMSIDSEKFDNFITKNFRTEVNYTLDDYLMLLTTYSPYFKLEQQIKNDLFSELREIIQKKCGEKIKLFYSSAFHVMHKKVGSADIIE; via the coding sequence ATGGATACTTTAAAAGAACAATTAAAAGATTTGTATAGTAAAGACTTAAAGCAACGAAGTAATTGGTATTCTCCTGCCGCAGAAGCTTATAATAAAGTTAGACCTCGTTATCCTCAAATTTTAGTTGATCAAGTGATAGAATTAGCTCAGATTACTGCTAATACTAGAATACTTGAAGTCGGATGTGGACCAGGAATTGCTACTGTTTCCTTTGCTAAATTAGGTTGCTCAATTTTATGTATTGAACCGAATCCAGATTTTTGTCAATTAGCTCAAAAAAATTGTCAATCTTATCCTAATATAACCATAAAAAATACTTCTTTTGAAGAATGGGAATTAGAATCTGAAAACTTTGATATTGTCTTAGCAGCTAGTTCTTTTCATTGGATACCTCCAGAAATAGGATATCCCAAAGCTGCTGATAGTTTAAAAGACAAAGGTTATTTAATTTTGTTATGGAATAAAGAACTTCAACCTGAATATGAAGTTTACCAAAGTTTATCAGCAAGCTATCAAAAATATGCTCCTTCTTTGTATAAATACGAAGATCAAGAAACCCAAGAAGCAATTTTAAAACAGTTAGGAGAAATGAGTATTGACTCAGAGAAATTTGACAACTTCATTACAAAAAACTTTAGAACTGAAGTTAACTATACCCTTGATGACTATTTAATGCTATTAACGACTTATTCTCCTTATTTTAAATTAGAACAACAGATTAAAAATGACCTATTTTCAGAATTAAGGGAAATTATACAAAAAAAATGTGGAGAAAAAATCAAGCTTTTTTATAGTTCTGCTTTTCATGTAATGCACAAAAAAGTTGGCTCTGCTGACATCATAGAGTAA